A genomic stretch from Oncorhynchus gorbuscha isolate QuinsamMale2020 ecotype Even-year linkage group LG20, OgorEven_v1.0, whole genome shotgun sequence includes:
- the pnx gene encoding homeobox protein pnx: MQPDKLLQVSRTSFSVADILDPSKFTGRPNIAHPNHGSIQIDAARGTTGGAAITERQSRVEFPSGPAASECSTTVESAMSPVASEARPASACHCPERSKGKLRRVRTAFTLDQLRILEHSFHSSRYLSVFERYAVASTLCLTETQVKIWFQNRRTKWKKECEGKGVLEEQGQCGVGYPSPPPVYPTTLPLYNTMRCHQGPQTRLFTPPCFLVPQYHRRPY, encoded by the exons ATGCAGCCAGACAAGTTGCTGCAGGTCAGCAGAACCTCTTTCTCTGTGGCAGACATCCTGGATCCGTCTAAATTCACCGGGAGACCAAACATTGCTCATCCAAACCATGGTTCAATTCAGATTGACGCAGCGAGAGGGACCACAG GTGGGGCAGCCATTACTGAACGTCAATCCAGAGTAGAGTTCCCAAGTGGTCCAGCAGCCAGTGAATGCTCCACCACAGTGGAATCAGCAATGTCGCCGGTAGCGAGCGAGGCCCGTCCTGCATCTGCGTGCCATTGCCCGGAGAGGTCAAAGGGCAAGTTGCGGCGGGTCCGGACAGCGTTCACCCTGGACCAACTACGCATTCTAGAACATAGTTTCCATAGCAGCCGCTACCTGTCTGTCTTTGAGCGCTACGCTGTTGCTTCGACACTCTGTCTCACGGAGACCCAGGTGAAGATCTGGTTCCAGAACCGACGCACCAAGTGGAAGAAAGAGTGTGAGGGGAAAGGGGTGCTTGAAGAGCAGGGTCAGTGTGGGGTCGGATACCCCTCACCGCCTCCTGTCTATCCTACAACCCTGCCACTGTACAACACTATGCGTTGTCACCAGGGACCACAGACTCGACTATTCACGCCACCGTGCTTCCTCGTTCCACAATACCACCGTCGTCCGTATTAA